From one Suricata suricatta isolate VVHF042 chromosome 8, meerkat_22Aug2017_6uvM2_HiC, whole genome shotgun sequence genomic stretch:
- the ZKSCAN2 gene encoding zinc finger protein with KRAB and SCAN domains 2, with amino-acid sequence MAASLDPQLDAPLEVEGCLIMKVEKDPEWASEPTQEGPESSESETFRKCFRQFCYKDVTGPHEAFSKLWELCCRWLKPEMRSKEQILELLVIEQFLTVLPEKIQAWAQKQCPQSGEEAVALVIHLEKETGRLRQQVGSPVHSEKQGAAWEVMDFQPEQVESQPRVVSLEEAGGLHSGREEQLTQKTEHRPFPKNARPSPWDPAPATEWNNIGQEGTATPLPVMSQGPVKDVRVARGFSYKKSVPQIPAHRDLYRDLEKEVVMECVSLAVGGTMSVSNKIARLEQRKEPWALSLHSSNKRNILRSNYIKEKPVHTTQMPAHGAARTWGEQQHWGLEDEKIAGVHWSYEETKTFLAILKESRFYETLQACPRNSQVYGAVAEWLRECGFLRTPEQCRTKFKSLQKSYRKVRNGHVLEPCAFFEDMDALLNPAAHAPSADKPKEIVSLPRLKRTDVSAREQTGLLEEEEATEASDGDERGIAFIRKSEIRGAPVLFQNLSGVHWGYEETKTFLDILRETRFYEALQACHRKSKLYGAVAEQLRECGFLRTPEQCRTKFKSLQKSYRKVKNGHVLESCAFYKEMDALINSRAPAPSGDTPDGVPSLSAHQGEAVEMEDQGPTGWEPEETSQEATGEDSDSERMSEEESLPESEFQGPPGLLRSPRDFDIGGSIKEDVTQVMYRDMGQHRALIEKSMRLVSQNADPGRYRRRECISGRPWEGLQAARPGKLMAQPRDLGRATGHPRPFMGRRPYRLLKYGEGLGRNARLMCRVAHQKENPYQCGVCGKCFGRSRSLIRHQRIHTGEKPFKCLDCGKSFNDSSNFGAHQRVHTGEKPYRCGECGKCFSQSSSLIIHRRTHTGEKPYQCAECGKGFTNSSHFSAHRRVHTGETPYRCADCDKTFNNCTRFREHRRVHTGEKPYGCAQCGRRFSKSAVLAKHREVHSREKLPPNAPPACPPENPPKEKTEEFRKAF; translated from the exons ATGGCTGCATCCCTGGACCCTCAGCTGGACGCACCCCTGGAGGTTGAGGGATGCTTAATAATGAAGGTGGAAAAGGACCCCGAGTGGGCATCGGAGCCCACTCAGGAAGGACCGGAGAGCTCTGAGTCTGAGACCTTTCGCAAATGCTTCAGGCAATTCTGTTACAAGGATGTGACTGGACCCCATGAAGCTTTCAGTAAACTCTGGGAACTTTGCTGCCGGTGGCTGAAGCCCGAGATGCGTTCCAAGGAGCAGATCCTTGAGCTGCTGGTAATTGAACAGTTTCTCACCGTTTTGCCCGAGAAGATTCAGGCGTGGGCTCAGAAGCAGTGTCCGCAAAGTGGAGAGGAGGCAGTGGCCCTGGTAATACATTTGGAGAAAGAGACTGGAAGACTGAGACAGCAG GTTGGCAGTCCTGTGCACTCAGAGAAGCAGGGAGCAGCGTGGGAGGTAATGGACTTTCAGCCAGAGCAGGTGGAGAGCCAACCCAGAGTGGTGTCTCTGGAGGAAGCTGGAGGCCTCCATTCAGGACGGGAGGAGCAGCTGACCCAAAAGACGGAGCATCGGCCCTTCCCCAAGAACG CTCGGCCTTCTCCCTGGGATCCTGCCCCTGCTACTGAATGGAACAACATAGGTCAGGAAGGAACAGCCACACCGCTACCTGTCATGTCTCAG GGGCCAGTGAAAGATGTGCGCGTGGCGAGAGGTTTTTCCTACAAAAAGAGCGTCCCTCAGATTCCCGCTCACAGAGACCTGTACCGGGAT CTGGAGAAGGAAGTAGT CATGGAATGTGTTTCTCTCGCTGTAGGAGGTACCATGTCCGTGTCTAACAAGATTGCCCGGTTGGAGCAAAGAAAGGAGCCATGGGCCCTCAGTCTACACTCTTCTAACAAAAGGAATATTCTCCGAAGCAACTACATCAAGGAAAAGCCAGTTCACACAACTCAGATGCCCGCGCATGGCGCGGCCCGAACGTGGGGCGAGCAGCAGCACTGGGGTTTGGAAGACGAGAAGATAGCGGGCGTGCACTGGAGCTACGAGGAGACGAAGACGTTCCTCGCGATTCTCAAGGAGTCTCGCTTTTATGAAACGCTGCAGGCTTGTCCGCGGAACAGCCAGGTGTACGGGGCCGTGGCCGAGTGGCTGCGCGAGTGCGGCTTCCTCCGGACGCCGGAGCAGTGTCGGACCAAGTTCAAAAGTCTCCAGAAGAGCTACCGGAAGGTGAGAAATGGCCACGTGCTGGAGCCCTGTGCCTTCTTTGAGGACATGGACGCCCTGCTGAACCCCGCAGCCCACGCACCGTCCGCTGATAAGCCAAaggagattgtctctctccccagACTAAAGAGAACTGATGTCAGTGCTAGAGAACAGACTGGtttgctggaggaggaggaagccacTGAGGCATCTGACGGTGACGAGAGGGGCATTGCGTTCATCCGGAAGTCTGAGATCCGGGGCGCTCCTGTCTTGTTCCAGAACCTGAGCG GTGTGCACTGGGGCTACGAGGAAACCAAGACGTTCCTTGATATCCTGCGGGAGACTCGGTTTTACGAAGCTCTGCAGGCCTGTCATCGGAAGAGCAAGCTGTACGGGGCTGTGGCTGAGCAGCTGCGCGAGTGCGGCTTCCTCCGGACGCCCGAGCAGTGCCGGACCAAGTTCAAAAGCCTCCAGAAGAGCTACCGCAAAGTGAAGAACGGTCACGTGCTGGAGTCCTGCGCCTTCTACAAGGAGATGGACGCCCTGATCAACTCCCGGGCCCCTGCCCCTTCTGGCGACACTCCAGACGGAGTCCCGTCACTGTCCGCACACCAAGGAGAGGCTGTTGAGATGGAAGACCAGGGACCCACAGGCTGGGAACCTGAGGAAACCTCACAGGAGGCAACGGGAGAAGATTCTGACAGcgagagaatgagtgaggaggAGAGCCTACCCGAGTCGGAATTCCAGGGGCCTCCGGGTCTGCTGCGAAGCCCACGTG attttgACATTGGAGGTAGTATCAAGGAGGATGTAACACAGGTAATGTACAGGGACATGGGACAGCATCGGGCACTGATCGAAAAGTCTATGAGGCTTGTCTCCCAGAATGCTGATCCAGGCAGATACCGTAGAAGGGAATGCATCTCAGGAAGGCCCTGGGAAGGCCTCCAGGCAGCCAGGCCCGGGAAGCTGATGGCCCAGCCTCGAGATTTGGGGAGAGCCACAGGGCATCCGAGGCCTTTCATGGGGAGGAGACCCTACCGGCTTCTCAAATACGGAGAAGGCCTTGGCAGGAACGCCCGCCTGATGTGCCGGGTGGCCCACCAGAAGGAGAATCCTTACCAGTGCGGCGTCTGCGGGAAGTGCTTCGGCAGAAGCAGGAGCCTAATCAGACACCAGCGAATCCACACAGGAGAAAAACCCTTTAAGTGTCTTGACTGCGGGAAAAGCTTTAACGACTCCTCCAACTTCGGCGCCCACCAGAGAGTCCACACGGGGGAGAAACCCTACAGGTGCGGGGAGTGCGGGAAGTGCTTCAGCCAGAGCTCCAGCCTCATCATCCACCGGAGGacgcacacgggcgagaagccgtACCAGTGCGCCGAGTGCGGGAAGGGCTTCACCAACAGCTCCCACTTCAGCGCCCACCGCCGGGTGCACACTGGCGAGACCCCCTACCGGTGTGCGGACTGCGACAAAACCTTCAATAACTGCACCAGGTTTCGAGAGCATCGGAGGGTCCACACAGGGGAGAAGCCCTACGGCTGCGCCCAGTGCGGCAGACGCTTCAGCAAGAGCGCTGTGCTCGCCAAGCATCGGGAGGTCCATTCGAGAGAGAAGCTTCCGCCAAACGCCCCGCCCGCCTGTCCCCCTGAGAACCCGCCCAAGGAAAAGACCGAGGAGTTCAGGAAAGCTTTTTGA